The following is a genomic window from Pseudophryne corroboree isolate aPseCor3 chromosome 3, aPseCor3.hap2, whole genome shotgun sequence.
atgcgctgggggctgcgtaagcgcttctgtaccatagcagtgtaaaaaaacaccctcttaaaatgcccgccgccgaggagacaggcgctagaggtcaaatgtgacttctAGCATCTTTCTCCTACTCCTCGGCGGccgtttttggttgtttttttacattgctatggtacagaagcgcttccgcagcccccagcgcgtctcaatctactgcgcgggctgcgggggcagtggcggctagctctactggggcagcggctggttccgtgggtgctcctcgCGGTCCATGGGTGCACGGGaccgggagcacccacggaatcggcacCTCTGCAGGCcacagtggctcactgcgctcaccactagTTATAGtctacctctatgggtgtcgtggacacccacagagggagaaaagcctatgGTGCCAGTATTTCATCGTCGGCAATTGACCGCCTGTCGAGATTCCTGCGTtggcattgtgaccaccgggatcccaacaggaggTCTCATGATTGCCTCCCGTTTAGAATATTGCACATGTTTTATGTGAGCTTTACCAAGTGATATTACATACAATTATATATACCCACATTTACATGTATATTATTAAGAGACAAAACTTtgtctataggccctcattcagaaatggttggagttgctatcgctgctgcttacataggagCAGCATTGATAGCACTAATATTGtattgcagcagggggcgtcatgcctcCTGGATGCATTACTGATCTGAAGTGCGTCCTAGGGGGATGCGGTCacatgaccggcggtcgggatgcctgtggtcaggatgccgatgctgggatcctgaccgctggcaatgccgacggtcagcatgctgacacagggactattcctactgcccacgacacccatagagtggggataaaatctctggcaagcgcagcgagccaccgagcacgCTGCGTAGCGagtacagcaagcccgcaaggggctccgttgcgctCCTCCCCcctggcattctggcagccaagATCCcatggtcggtatgctgacctctgggatcccaaccgccggcaaaaCAATCCCAATCCATCCTAGGACGCAGTATCGGATCTTCCCCAGCATCATGGGGTCACGCAAGCCAGCAGCCGCActacctaccaagaggccaggaaatctccatcctctgatggCCTCTTCTCTCCATATAAACGGCAATGACAAGCCTCTATATAGAGAAACAGAGTTCATTGCCATTACCTCCCTgctcccaaatggcatcagactgtcagtcaagACAGTGTGATGCCTGGACTGCTTCCAAAGTCACAGGACCCATtagcacagggatggggaacctttggccctccagctgccgctgaactgcacatcccagcatgccctgcaacagttttagcatggccaaatagcaaaactgtagcaaggcatgctggtatgtgtagtttaacaacagctggagggccgcaggtttcccATCCCTGCATTAGCACATGCACACAAAGCAACTCTAACTTCATCTGAATAACCCTGATAGAACATTAATTACTTCATTGTTAGATTGCTAACAACCGCTGAAGAAATCAGTAAACGCAATTTGAGCTTTCTTGTAGTCAGCCAAGCACTGGACATATTTGTGAATGTAATAAAATGCTTATTTCTAGCCTATTTTTTACATTTACATTTAATTTAACCCATTTAACTGTTCAACAATTTGTactatttttattgaaaaattatTGAAActgatcccataggcttctatggacgtacgccagctaaagctggcgtaccccgccgcggcgttggcctgccggccgggggttagtacattaggaaaatgcggtaaacagggagtttaccgcattttccgcttagtacatcccgcccccataAGAGGGACCGTCTCTGTGCATATGTTTAACCACATCCCTGTCACCAACCAGGAAGCCCCAGTTCTTTTCCAAGACAATCGTGATACCGGGCGTCTCCACCTTTGTAATGCATGCGCCATATCGGCATAGTGTGTGACTAAACCTAAACCTTAACAACATAAATCTATACAGTGTGCATGCTCACCTTCTGGAGCTTCGGTTTTCTACCTTTGGAGGCCGTGGTGGCCTTGGTGGGGGCCTTTCTTTCGGCAGGGAATGTCTAGGTTTGTATCGTTGAGGGTGCTCTGGTATTTCATTATCCTGTAGACAACAATTTACATCATTTAGGAAATTTTTTTTACAGTGCTTTTAGTTATTTCACCTAAAAACGTACATGTAATTACCTCATTATCTCCTTCAACCCCGCTACTCAGACTCAGCGTGCTTCTAGTACTGGATCGGTTACTGCCACTGC
Proteins encoded in this region:
- the LOC135058074 gene encoding phosphoinositide 3-kinase adapter protein 1-like, whose translation is MNLPKHLCSGSNRSSTRSTLSLSSGVEGDNEDNEIPEHPQRYKPRHSLPKERPPPRPPRPPKVENRSSRRNWSGSNSIIL